In the Wyeomyia smithii strain HCP4-BCI-WySm-NY-G18 chromosome 2, ASM2978416v1, whole genome shotgun sequence genome, one interval contains:
- the LOC129720527 gene encoding uncharacterized protein LOC129720527: MTEDEALDLSTKQYRSSSDMDSPINLVVLKVQRQGIEVSDDRPLNLVTASNIATSSGNCKRFSKESVVPSTLKVLENATAKPNSVNSSASCQNLALNTSKFAISVLPDTQFLDTSLKNKNDSERVF, translated from the exons ATGACAGAGGATGAAGCATTGGATCTGTCAACGAAACAGTATAGGAGTAGCAGTGACATGGATTCTCCAATCAATTTAGTTGTGTTGAAAGTTCAACGGCAGGGCATAGAAGTATCTGACGATAGGCCATTAAATTTAGTAACAGCTAGCAACATTGCAACCTCCTCCGGTAATTGCAAAAGATTTTCGAAAGAATCAGTAGTTCCGAGCACACTCAAAGTTTTAGAGAATGCAACCGCTAAGCCGAATTCCGTCAACTCATCTGCTAGTTGTCAAAATTTAGCATTAAACACATCGAAGTTTGCAATTTCCGTATTACCGG ACACACAATTTTTGGATAcaagtttgaaaaacaaaaatgacagCGAAAGAGTGTTCtag
- the LOC129723890 gene encoding zinc finger protein 33B-like has product MAKKLENNEPYRGAVLADELQALLKACVDIGIEEVRRQGGRIESLFYDVQQQMSRYGDFPERKLYRLQTHYLKTERDFLGKKLNPYPPEARQLWGTTEHDAAAPVNDKRWSNLVQKVQKRNQSPSCVTGKEAKEIVRQALQRNLENLSENDQDNVFAQILSELKNKSLFLNRNVAVLKLAYLRLKNQFQKGKARYLLSESAQLWPLNGPEQIIIKTETSRSEDENEPLSHMSESSQREPSPELLETVVETKNECRICQGRLLEECKDLIQDTYNSQTYGKIIQETIQVQIPCDGQASSKICLECSNFVEKMLLFVQQCRKACNILFPLKFDEIFVEEKTNVAVEEDTIAETDTKKGFIENSDPAIDYDSDEVFSPDRTPSPAVVICELKADMDEESEQKIITTEKKNPEIGERCTEETNSNKQEYPEIEVKSAEETISDEQKYLEFVKSLPAKAKKQQCHLCGKTVNRLVNHLASHGPAEFQCDLCPQKCSNKRMLQVHMNRHTKRIAYTCRVCGTVFYHHASWSQHEKAHYAKFNCDKCDAVYKRKAALQQHIKHIHSGIKHLACLSCSFKTFIKSRLLNHVRSLHTSERPYRCTFCETTANSSNSYYTHFQRHKKSGEATEYSMLCAYCGQRFNKDAALEKHICKKHPDVAVVV; this is encoded by the exons atggcaaaaaaattggaaaataatgAACCCTACAGAGGTGCCGTGCTAGCCGATGAGCTTCAAGCGCTGTTAAAAGCCTGCGTGGACATTGGTATCGAAGAAGTTAGGCGACAGGGTGGCCGCATTGAGTCCCTGTTCTACGATGTCCAACAGCAAATGTCACGCTATGGGGACTTTCCCGAACGAAAACTGTATAGATTACAAACTCACTACTTAAAAACGGAGCGAGATTTTCTTGGTAAAAAGCTTAATCCATACCCACCAGAAGCAAGGCAATTGTGGGGAACGACAGAACATGATGCTGCTG CTCCCGTTAACGATAAACGTTGGTCCAATTTAGTGCAGAAAGTCCAGAAACGTAATCAGAGCCCGTCGTGCGTGACTGGGAAAGAAGCCAAGGAAATTGTCCGTCAAGCTCTGCAACGAAATTTGGAGAATCTTTCCGAAAACGACCAAGACAATGTTTTCGCACAAATTCTTTCCGAGTTGAAAAACAAGAGTTTGTTCCTAAACCGGAATGTTGCAGTCTTAAAGCTGGCGTATCTAAGATTAAAAAACCAATTTCAAAAAGGGAAAGCACGCTACCTTCTATCAGAATCTGCTCAACTGTGGCCTTTAAATGGGCCAGAGCAAATCATTATCAAAACAGAAACTTCTCGTTCAGAAGATGAAAACGAACCACTTTCGCATATGTCGGAGAGTAGTCAACGGGAACCGTCGCCCGAACTACTGGAAACAGTAGTAGAAACTAAAAACGAATGTCGAATATGCCAAGGGCGTCTTCTCGAagaatgtaaagatttaatACAAGATACGTACAATAGTCAGACATACGGGAAAATCATCCAGGAAACCATCCAAGTACAGATCCCCTGCGATGGCCAAGCCAGCAGTAAAATTTGCCTAGAATGTTCCAACTTTGTGGAAAAGATGTTGCTCTTTGTTCAGCAATGTCGGAAGGCTTGCAACATTTTATTTCCTTTAAAATTTGATGAAATATTCGTAGAAGAAAAAACGAACGTCGCTGTCGAGGAGGACACCATTGCAGAAACTGACACAAAGAAAGGCTTTATCGAAAACTCGGATCCAGCAATAGATTACGATTCAGACGAAGTATTTTCTCCAGATCGAACTCCATCTCCTGCAGTTGTTATTTGCGAGCTAAAAGCTGATATGGATGAGGAAAGCGAACAGAAAATAATTACCACTGAAAAGAAGAACCCTGAAATTGGAGAAAGGTGTACTGAGGAAACCAATTCCAATAAGCAGGAATACCCTGAAATTGAAGTGAAGAGTGCTGAGGAAACCATTTCTGATGAGCAGAAATATCTCGAGTTTGTGAAAAGCCTTCCTGCCAAAGCTAAAAAGCAACAATGTCATCTGTGTGGTAAAACTGTGAACAGGTTGGTTAACCATTTAGCCAGTCATGGCCCAGCCGAGTTTCAGTGCGATCTTTGTCCACAGAAATGCTCCAATAAACGCATGCTACAAGTACACATGAATAGGCACACGAAAAGGATAGCCTATACCTGCCGGGTATGTGGGACTGTTTTTTACCATCACGCTTCTTGGAGTCAGCACGAG AAAGCTCACTATGCTAAATTTAATTGCGATAAATGTGATGCAGTTTATAAGAGGAAAGCCGCGCTGCAGCAACACATCAAGCATATACATAGTGGTATTAAGCATTTGGCTTGTTTGAGCTGTTCATTCAAGACGTTCATtaa ATCCCGTCTGTTAAATCATGTGCGAAGCCTTCACACCAGCGAACGACCGTATCGGTGTACTTTCTGTGAGACTACAGCAAACAGTTCTAACAGCTATTATACTCACTTCCAGCGACACAAAAAGAGCGGCGAAGCAACAGAATATTCAATGCTTTGCGCTTACTGTGGGcaacgcttcaacaaggatgcGGCTCTCGAGAAGCACATCTGCAAGAAACATCCAGATGTGGCCGTTGTAGTCTGA
- the LOC129723891 gene encoding uncharacterized protein LOC129723891 — MHEMEFVDTCFSDPGEELETNGDVFAYTDSGKTQAASSSRRSVDKRAHINRDNWNDELVAALIAQVELHPIIWDVTSPNFRNKNLKDSAWEKVRTDGNLTSIADAECRRKWQHLCNNNNKLANAYYNAKSDESARRTPNWLHWPAMEFVRQNRASYRTSTESNLEVADSLSVLQKFNNGGRAKRVKRPVRIIPSAPTATGEVLKRLDTIMETIGAGKTNPNLDAAKEWTVVLNQMSPMYAARAKSEIKAVLSKYWSLSVAAEVEEAENQYQSELAKTNK; from the exons ATGCATGAAATGGAGTTCGTAGATACTTGCTTTTCGGATCCAGGCGAAGAGCTAGAGACCAACGGCGATGTGTTTGCATATACGGACTCTGGTAAAACACAAGCAGCATCATCCTCTCGAAGATCGGTCGACAAGCGCGCTCATATAAATCGGGATAACTGGAACGACGAATTGGTGGCAGCGCTGATCGCACAAGTGGAGTTGCATCCAA TCATTTGGGATGTTACTTCGCCAAACTttcgaaacaaaaatttaaaagattCTGCGTGGGAAAAGGTCCGCACCGATGGCAATCTGACGAGCATCGCTGATGCTGAGTGTCGTCGTAAGTGGCAGCATttatgcaacaacaacaacaaactagCCAATGCATATTACAATGCCAAGTCAGACGAATCGGCCAGAAGAACACCCAATTGGTTGCACTGGCCCGCCATGGAATTCGTCCGCCAAAATAGGGCATCGTACAGGACGAGCACAGAATCGAATTTG GAAGTTGCCGACAGCCTTAGTGTACTGCAAAAGTTCAACAACGGTGGCAGGGCTAAACGCGTGAAGCGGCCAGTCAGAATAATTCCATCAGCGCCAACGGCTACGGGCGAAGTACTGAAGAGGCTCGATACGATTATGGAAACGATCGGAGCAGGAAAAACCAATCCGAATTTGGATGCAGCAAAAGAATGGACAGTAGTGCTAAACCAAATGTCTCCAATGTATGCGGCGCGTGCCAAGTCAGAGATCAAGGCGGTGCTATCGAAATACTGGTCACTTTCG GTCGCAGCAGAGGTAGAGGAGGCAGAGAACCAGTATCAATCTGAGTtggcaaaaacaaacaaatga